A window from Limanda limanda chromosome 14, fLimLim1.1, whole genome shotgun sequence encodes these proteins:
- the angptl5 gene encoding angiopoietin-related protein 5, with amino-acid sequence MMWTTIVLLLLLPHPLSSTDTENSTGFNQSEIDGEDFSDASVKGQTPVGGVKGRDTCSIPCDITVKLLRDEKHSVCGQLQQSLLSFGRSTRKLIRDVMEEQQRALDTLTSQVTELMTKVQTLSFEVQRSNSEIYSVRPVQSHGRDCSDIKDSLVSVVPKIPSGIYIVHPENTDSSFEVFCEMDYMGGGWTVVQRRTDGLTDFKRPWADYADGFGNLAGEHWLGLKKMFYIVNQKETRFQLHVALTSHDDVTSYASYDDFRLDSETQFFTIHLGRYAGSAGDAFRGYEQEQNQDTAPFSASDVDNDGCNPFCSIDNRTVESCSTQHNHTGWWFNQCGLANLNGSPEDAEQSQGQRTNILWDTWRQNGVPHTIKSVTIKIRRIATNN; translated from the exons gaCACAGAAAATAGCACAGGTTTTAACCAATCAGAAATAGATGGTGAGGACTTCTCTGACGCTTCTGTCAAGGGCCAGACACCTGTtggaggggtcaaaggtcgggATACATGTTCCATCCCGTGTGATATCACAGTCAAGCTGCTGCGGGATGAGAAACATTCAGTCTGTG gccagCTGCAGCAGTCTCTGTTGTCATTTGGACGCAGCACCAGGAAGCTGATCAGGGATgtgatggaggagcagcagagggctCTGGACACCCTCACCAGTCAG GTCACAGAGCTGATGACCAAAGTGCAGACGCTCAGCTTCGAGGTTCAGAGGAGCAACAGTGAGATCTACTCTGTGAGACCTGTGCAGTCCCATG GACGAGACTGCAGCGACATCAAGGACAGTCTTGTGTCAGTCGTCCCCAAGATCCCCAGTGGGATTTACATTGTCCACCCAGAGAACACTGACTCTTCATTTGAG GTTTTCTGTGAGATGGACTATATGGGAGGTGGATGGACGGTGGTGCAGAGGCGGACTGATGGTTTGACTGACTTCAAACGGCCGTGGGCTGACTATGCCGATGGATTTGGAAACCTTGCAG GAGAACACTGGTTGGGCCTAAAGAAGATGTTTTACATAGTAAACCAGAAAGAAACTCGGTTCCAGCTTCATGTTGCTCTGACCTCCCACGATGATGTGACTTCTTATGCATCATATGATGATTTCCGCCTGGACAGTGAAACCCAGTTCTTCACTATACACTTGGGCCGATATGCAGGCAGTGCAG GCGATGCGTTTCGTGGCTATGAacaggagcagaaccaggacACGGCTCCATTCAGCGCCTCAGACGTGGACAACGACGGCTGCAACCCTTTCTGCTCTATCGACAACCGCACGGTGGAGAGCTGCAGCACTCAGCACAACCACACAGGATGGTGGTTCAACCAGTGCGGACTGGCAAACCTCAACGGCTCTCCTGAGGATGCAGAGCAGAGCCAAGGGCAGAGGACAAACATTCTGTGGGACACCTGGAGACAGAACGGGGTCCCTCACACCATCAAATCTGTCACGATAAAGATCAGGAGGATTGCAACCAACAATTGA